In Gulosibacter molinativorax, a single window of DNA contains:
- a CDS encoding response regulator: MKILIADDDPQILRALRITLAAKGYEIFTAADGAQAIAAAIDHHPDIFLIDLGMPKLDGIEVIHGIRGWSGAPILVVSGRTGAADKVEALDAGADDYITKPFAVEELLARIRALTRRVPQEETTPVVHLGKVTIDLAAHSVTRDTPDGQKQIRLTPTEWQVIDILIRNAGKLVTRQTILTTIWGTEHAEDTGYLRLYVSQLRRKLEDHPSNPTHLLTEPGMGYRLDGMTT; the protein is encoded by the coding sequence ATGAAAATCCTCATCGCCGACGATGACCCACAGATCCTCCGCGCCCTGCGCATCACCCTCGCCGCCAAAGGGTATGAGATATTCACCGCAGCCGACGGCGCGCAGGCCATCGCCGCTGCCATTGACCACCATCCGGACATCTTCCTCATCGACCTCGGCATGCCGAAGCTTGACGGCATCGAAGTCATCCACGGCATCCGCGGCTGGTCTGGGGCCCCCATCCTCGTCGTGTCCGGCCGTACCGGTGCGGCCGACAAGGTCGAAGCCCTGGACGCTGGCGCCGATGACTACATCACCAAACCCTTCGCCGTTGAAGAGCTCCTCGCCCGCATCCGCGCCCTCACCCGCCGCGTCCCGCAAGAAGAGACCACCCCTGTCGTACACCTCGGCAAGGTCACCATTGACCTCGCCGCCCACAGTGTCACCCGCGACACTCCCGACGGGCAGAAACAGATCCGGCTCACCCCCACTGAATGGCAAGTCATCGACATCCTGATCCGCAACGCCGGGAAACTCGTCACCCGTCAGACCATCCTCACCACCATCTGGGGCACTGAACACGCTGAAGACACAGGATACCTTCGCCTCTACGTCTCACAACTCCGCCGCAAACTCGAAGACCACCCCAGCAACCCGACACATTTGCTCACCGAACCCGGCATGGGCTACCGGCTCGATGGCATGACCACATGA
- a CDS encoding amidohydrolase yields MRDTVFRGGSVLIGLDSDNRPLYSDAIAFRDGVVAALGQDAHVLSEDPNGEVVDLEGGTLVPAFGDGHAHPLLAGLEAEGPQVRGASSLNALLRIVKEWKASHPDDDWIVGGSYDGSLTDDGLFDAKWLDEVTGDTPTILRGWNYHTAWVNTAALRAAGITSETPDPTCGEIVRRPDGTPLGTLREAAANDFIERVVPRHPEDAQLRALDAATQQYIAHGITWVQDAWVEPADVDVYCVAAQAGHLHARVNLAFKADPGDWRSQLVEFGAARRRIEELDTEMLTARTVKFFVDGIIENFSAFLTEPYAVRPDERGTPNWAPDELARAVREIDALGFQIHLHAIGDAAVTSALDAIEYAQQANDAWDRRPVIAHAILVRPADVNRFFELGVIANFEPCWAQCDHVTVSQTIPYIGEIRGKWQYLIHSVRSAGAQVSFGSDWPVSSMDWRLAFATAVTRRDPFDEGAERLIPEERVDAATAFAAFTEGTSFQAFAATRGSLRLGNVADAMWLSEDPLQTEASQIPTLAIQGTWLSGKRVSG; encoded by the coding sequence ATGCGCGATACCGTGTTTCGAGGTGGCTCGGTGCTGATCGGGCTAGATTCTGATAATCGTCCTCTCTACTCGGATGCCATTGCATTCCGGGACGGTGTGGTTGCTGCACTCGGTCAAGACGCGCACGTTTTGTCGGAAGACCCTAACGGTGAGGTTGTGGATCTTGAGGGCGGAACACTGGTTCCAGCATTCGGAGACGGTCACGCGCACCCTTTGCTCGCTGGGCTTGAAGCGGAGGGCCCGCAGGTCCGCGGGGCCTCCAGCCTGAATGCTCTCCTCCGGATCGTGAAAGAGTGGAAAGCCTCACACCCCGATGATGATTGGATCGTGGGTGGGAGCTATGACGGGTCGCTGACGGACGACGGCCTATTCGATGCCAAATGGCTCGACGAGGTCACAGGAGATACGCCCACGATTCTGCGCGGTTGGAACTACCACACTGCGTGGGTAAATACTGCCGCCCTCCGGGCGGCCGGCATTACCAGCGAGACACCCGACCCCACCTGCGGAGAAATCGTCCGTCGCCCTGACGGCACACCACTCGGCACCCTGCGCGAGGCAGCAGCCAACGACTTCATCGAACGTGTGGTGCCTCGCCACCCTGAGGATGCACAACTTCGCGCACTCGATGCCGCTACTCAGCAATACATTGCACACGGCATCACCTGGGTTCAAGACGCATGGGTGGAACCAGCTGATGTAGATGTCTACTGCGTGGCAGCACAAGCAGGCCATCTTCACGCCCGGGTCAATCTGGCATTCAAAGCGGACCCAGGCGACTGGCGATCGCAACTAGTCGAATTCGGTGCTGCACGGCGCCGAATTGAGGAACTCGACACGGAAATGCTCACCGCGCGAACGGTGAAGTTTTTTGTGGACGGCATCATCGAAAATTTCTCCGCTTTCCTCACCGAGCCTTACGCTGTGCGACCAGACGAGCGAGGAACACCCAACTGGGCTCCGGACGAATTGGCCCGCGCGGTGCGTGAGATCGACGCACTGGGGTTCCAAATCCACCTTCATGCCATTGGCGATGCGGCCGTGACGAGCGCTCTCGACGCCATCGAGTATGCACAGCAAGCCAACGATGCCTGGGATCGACGGCCGGTCATCGCACATGCGATTCTCGTTCGTCCCGCTGACGTGAACCGATTCTTTGAACTCGGTGTCATTGCGAACTTCGAACCATGTTGGGCGCAATGCGATCACGTCACGGTGTCACAGACGATTCCCTATATCGGTGAGATCAGAGGTAAGTGGCAGTACCTCATCCATTCCGTCCGATCTGCGGGAGCGCAAGTGTCGTTCGGCAGCGACTGGCCCGTCTCATCAATGGACTGGCGACTCGCATTCGCTACGGCGGTGACCAGGCGCGATCCATTTGATGAGGGTGCTGAGAGGCTCATCCCTGAAGAGCGAGTCGATGCTGCAACTGCGTTCGCGGCCTTCACCGAGGGCACATCGTTTCAAGCATTTGCCGCTACGCGAGGTTCGTTACGCCTTGGGAACGTCGCAGACGCGATGTGGCTCTCGGAAGATCCCCTGCAAACTGAGGCCAGTCAAATACCGACACTCGCGATTCAAGGCACCTGGCTCTCGGGTAAGAGAGTCTCTGGCTGA
- a CDS encoding thiolase family protein, protein MTTTFIYDAVRTPFGRAAGSLSGIRPDDLAAVVMRAAVERTEIDPARIEDVIFGDANQAGEDNRNVARFGALLAGFPTSVTGVTVNRLCASSVEAVIQGSRAIESGDAELILAGGVESMSRAPFVVEKAAKPWPAVGNQTLWNTSIGWRMTNRALPKQWTVSNGESAEKIAREWSITREAQDEFAVRSHRLAAEAWAAGLYAAEIVQVPGAELARDEGIRDGGTVDKLAGLKPLFAPEGEGTVTAGNSSSINDGASAVLLGREGALEAEPLARITGRGAHGVDPDDFPIAPIEAANKALARAGKTWAEVDFVELNEAFASQSLACLAGWPELDPERLNIHGGAIAIGHPLGASGGRIIGHAAHELKRRGGGVAVAAICIGVGQGLAVVLER, encoded by the coding sequence ATGACCACAACATTCATCTATGACGCGGTCCGCACACCATTCGGGCGAGCAGCAGGATCGCTCTCCGGGATCAGGCCCGATGATCTCGCGGCCGTTGTGATGCGCGCCGCAGTGGAGCGTACAGAAATCGATCCAGCCCGTATTGAGGACGTGATCTTCGGTGACGCTAACCAGGCCGGCGAGGACAACCGCAATGTGGCCCGGTTTGGTGCACTTCTTGCCGGGTTCCCGACCTCAGTGACGGGAGTTACGGTCAACCGTCTGTGTGCTTCGTCGGTCGAGGCGGTGATCCAGGGCTCCCGCGCCATCGAGTCGGGGGATGCCGAGTTGATCCTTGCAGGCGGGGTCGAGTCGATGTCGCGCGCGCCGTTCGTTGTCGAGAAGGCAGCGAAGCCGTGGCCTGCGGTCGGTAACCAGACACTCTGGAACACCTCAATTGGCTGGCGGATGACGAATCGCGCGCTGCCGAAGCAATGGACTGTCTCGAACGGCGAATCGGCTGAAAAGATTGCGCGCGAGTGGAGCATCACTCGTGAAGCGCAGGACGAATTCGCGGTTCGATCGCACCGGCTCGCGGCTGAAGCCTGGGCTGCGGGACTCTATGCCGCTGAGATCGTGCAGGTGCCCGGCGCGGAACTCGCTCGGGACGAGGGAATCCGTGATGGCGGCACTGTGGATAAGTTGGCTGGACTCAAACCATTGTTCGCGCCCGAGGGAGAGGGAACAGTCACCGCCGGTAACTCCTCATCCATCAATGATGGCGCCTCAGCAGTGCTGCTCGGGCGCGAAGGGGCGCTTGAGGCTGAGCCTCTGGCACGGATAACTGGCCGAGGCGCACACGGCGTCGACCCTGATGACTTCCCCATTGCCCCGATCGAGGCCGCAAACAAGGCGCTCGCACGGGCAGGAAAGACGTGGGCAGAAGTCGACTTCGTCGAACTCAACGAGGCCTTCGCCTCTCAAAGTCTGGCGTGTCTTGCAGGCTGGCCGGAACTCGACCCGGAGAGGCTGAATATCCACGGTGGTGCAATCGCGATCGGTCATCCCCTTGGCGCTTCGGGCGGCCGTATTATCGGGCACGCAGCTCACGAACTCAAACGTCGGGGAGGTGGCGTCGCAGTCGCCGCAATCTGCATTGGCGTAGGGCAAGGGCTCGCGGTCGTTCTCGAGCGGTAA
- a CDS encoding acyl-CoA dehydrogenase family protein yields the protein MSALNSSNVNVDFYEVADYLNDEDRALVAKVRAFVDAEVTPVINDYWEQADFPYHLLPKLGELGIIGTAIEGYGCPGLTRLQAGLVAMELSRGDGSVNTFNAVHSGLAMGTINLLGSKEQKQRWLPKMAKLEKLGAFALTEPDHGSDSVALESSARLDGDHYVLNGSKRWIGLGHVADLVIIWARDIADNKVKAFILEKNEDGSYPQGYQAEAIQGKIAKRAIQQAQITFEDLRIPVENKLEKSQSFRDVGAVLNRTRSTVAWESLGHATAAYEAAVQYTSERVQFGSPISHYQLVQNKLANMLADLTSMQLVCFRAGALQNEGRLSNEQASLAKMLTGDRGRQLCRDARDLLGGNGLLLENHVARHLTDMEVVHTYEGTDFIQSLIIGREITGVSAFKS from the coding sequence ATGAGTGCACTCAATAGCTCAAACGTGAATGTCGATTTCTATGAGGTGGCCGACTACCTCAACGACGAGGATCGTGCGCTCGTTGCAAAGGTGCGTGCCTTCGTCGATGCTGAGGTCACTCCTGTCATCAATGACTATTGGGAACAGGCCGACTTCCCCTATCATCTCCTTCCGAAGCTCGGGGAACTCGGCATCATCGGAACGGCCATTGAGGGATACGGGTGCCCAGGTCTCACACGGCTGCAGGCTGGACTCGTCGCCATGGAACTCTCCCGCGGAGACGGCAGCGTAAACACTTTCAACGCGGTGCACTCCGGTCTCGCGATGGGCACGATCAATCTGCTCGGTAGTAAAGAGCAGAAGCAGCGGTGGCTGCCGAAGATGGCGAAGCTTGAAAAGCTCGGTGCTTTCGCGCTCACCGAGCCGGATCATGGCTCGGACTCTGTTGCTCTCGAATCCTCTGCACGGCTCGACGGTGACCATTACGTCCTCAACGGTTCGAAGCGTTGGATCGGCCTCGGCCACGTTGCGGATCTCGTGATTATCTGGGCGCGGGACATCGCGGACAACAAGGTCAAAGCGTTCATCCTGGAGAAGAATGAGGATGGCAGCTACCCGCAGGGCTACCAGGCAGAAGCGATCCAGGGCAAAATCGCGAAGCGAGCGATCCAGCAGGCACAAATCACCTTTGAAGACCTACGAATTCCGGTCGAAAACAAGCTCGAGAAGTCACAGTCTTTCCGCGACGTGGGAGCGGTGCTCAACCGGACGCGCAGTACCGTGGCCTGGGAGTCGCTCGGACATGCCACCGCGGCATACGAAGCAGCCGTGCAATACACGTCTGAACGGGTACAGTTCGGTAGCCCGATCTCGCACTATCAGCTCGTCCAGAACAAGCTTGCGAACATGCTCGCTGACCTTACCTCGATGCAGCTCGTGTGCTTCCGTGCCGGTGCGCTGCAGAACGAAGGCCGACTGAGCAACGAACAGGCATCACTCGCGAAAATGCTCACCGGCGACAGAGGACGTCAACTGTGCCGAGACGCACGGGATCTGCTCGGAGGAAACGGCCTGCTGCTTGAGAACCACGTTGCCCGCCACCTCACCGACATGGAAGTCGTTCACACCTACGAAGGCACGGACTTCATCCAATCTCTGATCATCGGGCGAGAGATCACCGGGGTCTCGGCATTCAAAAGCTAG
- a CDS encoding CaiB/BaiF CoA transferase family protein: MKDRSRLEELLARSSKGPLSGIVIADFGRVLAGPYCTMLLADMGATVIKVESPAGDETRAWMPPEHEGQSTYYLSINRNKLSIKLDFSDPDDLAVARDLAGRADVVIENFKPGGLEKFGLDYQSVTSINPTVIFASITGFGTAGGAGLPGYDLLVQAASGLMSLTGAPDTEPFRAGVAVVDVFTGMHACIGILAALNHRQATGEGQRVEVNLLSSALSGLVNQTGAYAIAGVVPTRMGNEHPSIYPYEPIATGEGEIVLAIGNDRQFRGLCRELGIPELAEDPRFAAAPDRSRNRLELRPLLELALAQAAASEWFERLTAAGIPCAPIQDIAAGVQFAERIGLDPIIHAGHEAESLPGIRHPIAFSRTPATYDKAPPGLGADTDLVRRWLAGPLAPTLTAAKEATA; encoded by the coding sequence GTGAAAGATCGCAGCAGACTCGAAGAACTCCTCGCGCGTTCGTCGAAGGGGCCGCTGAGCGGCATAGTCATCGCAGATTTTGGGAGGGTGCTGGCAGGCCCATACTGCACCATGCTTCTAGCGGACATGGGGGCGACAGTGATCAAAGTCGAGAGCCCCGCCGGAGACGAGACTCGCGCTTGGATGCCCCCGGAACACGAGGGGCAGTCCACCTACTACCTCTCAATCAATCGGAACAAGCTTTCGATCAAGCTCGACTTCAGCGATCCTGATGACCTCGCGGTTGCCCGTGACCTTGCTGGGCGGGCGGATGTTGTCATTGAGAACTTCAAACCGGGGGGGTTGGAGAAGTTCGGTCTGGACTATCAGAGCGTGACATCGATCAACCCCACGGTGATCTTCGCGTCGATCACCGGATTCGGCACGGCCGGAGGCGCAGGCCTGCCAGGGTACGACTTGCTTGTACAGGCTGCCTCAGGACTGATGAGCCTCACCGGCGCTCCAGATACGGAACCATTCCGTGCGGGGGTCGCCGTCGTGGATGTGTTTACGGGGATGCACGCTTGCATCGGTATTCTCGCGGCGCTCAACCATCGACAGGCGACCGGTGAAGGGCAGCGGGTTGAGGTAAACCTCTTGAGCTCGGCCCTTTCTGGCCTCGTGAACCAAACTGGTGCGTACGCCATTGCTGGTGTCGTTCCGACTCGCATGGGCAATGAGCATCCGAGCATTTACCCCTATGAGCCGATCGCTACCGGGGAGGGTGAAATCGTCCTCGCAATCGGCAACGACAGGCAGTTCCGAGGGTTGTGCCGAGAACTAGGCATTCCCGAACTCGCAGAAGACCCCAGGTTCGCTGCGGCTCCAGACCGCAGCCGAAATCGGCTCGAGTTACGGCCATTGCTAGAACTGGCGCTCGCACAAGCCGCAGCATCAGAGTGGTTCGAACGTCTTACTGCTGCAGGCATACCCTGCGCCCCGATTCAAGACATCGCCGCCGGCGTGCAGTTCGCAGAGCGCATCGGTCTCGACCCGATCATTCACGCAGGACACGAGGCGGAGTCGCTGCCCGGCATTCGCCATCCGATCGCCTTCTCGCGAACCCCAGCTACCTATGACAAGGCGCCTCCGGGGCTAGGAGCTGACACAGACCTAGTCCGTCGTTGGCTTGCAGGCCCGCTGGCACCCACATTGACCGCAGCAAAGGAAGCAACAGCATGA
- a CDS encoding LysR family transcriptional regulator yields the protein MEIQDLRAFVAVAEELHFGRAADRLHLAQPPVSRTIKALEKELGAELFRRTTRSVEITAAGEALLGPARRILSDLQHAAHDVHAAQSGELGRVSIAFAGASTQVLVGQLSRASRQRYPKLTIELSSQNFAQPAINRLLNDEADISIGRWDFVPEGIMSRVLLNEQLVVAVPATHPLAGSDSVRMDQLSTSYFVTLPAHPGSVLTDRLLRLSHAAGFDPLIAQVAPDTWTALSLVAAEVGIHLTISSVAENTHTSGFSFLPVADPFEKVLLRMAWRSDSRNPALSTVLSLAAEVL from the coding sequence ATGGAGATCCAAGACCTTCGTGCGTTCGTCGCGGTCGCTGAGGAACTGCATTTTGGGCGCGCCGCCGACCGCCTCCATCTTGCTCAGCCTCCGGTCAGTCGAACCATCAAGGCGCTTGAGAAGGAACTCGGCGCCGAGCTGTTCCGCCGCACGACTCGTTCCGTGGAGATCACGGCTGCGGGAGAGGCTCTGCTCGGACCTGCTCGTCGGATCCTCAGCGATCTGCAGCATGCGGCACATGATGTTCACGCAGCCCAAAGCGGGGAGCTCGGACGCGTCAGCATCGCGTTTGCTGGCGCATCGACCCAGGTCCTCGTAGGTCAGCTCTCGCGCGCGTCGAGGCAACGTTACCCCAAGCTGACGATCGAGCTTTCGAGCCAGAACTTTGCCCAGCCTGCAATCAACCGGCTCCTGAACGACGAAGCCGACATCTCTATCGGAAGGTGGGATTTCGTTCCTGAAGGGATCATGTCACGGGTGCTGCTGAATGAGCAGTTGGTGGTTGCGGTCCCAGCGACACACCCACTTGCTGGCTCCGACTCGGTTCGTATGGATCAGCTCTCCACCAGCTACTTCGTGACGCTCCCTGCACACCCCGGTTCAGTACTCACCGACCGGCTGCTACGGCTCAGCCACGCCGCCGGCTTTGACCCCCTGATCGCACAGGTCGCCCCAGACACTTGGACGGCGCTCTCGCTCGTCGCGGCAGAAGTCGGCATCCACCTCACCATCTCCTCTGTCGCGGAGAACACGCATACCTCAGGCTTCTCTTTCTTGCCCGTGGCAGATCCCTTCGAAAAGGTGCTTTTAAGGATGGCATGGCGATCCGATTCGCGTAATCCTGCTCTCTCAACGGTGCTTTCATTGGCAGCGGAGGTCCTGTAG
- a CDS encoding APC family permease, whose product MSDTSKPQFRRTLGPVGLTLFGVTYMTIAVVFTTYGVVNQVTDGHLAAAYTLAIVAMLFTASSYATLARKYPVAGSAYTYTQQAFGGFAGFITGWVILLDYLFIPMINFMVIGIYLHTQYPSVPEWVFTIAALLLVLVFNLLGISFVNRANFAIIALSVLLVLVFMLLVFKQVLGGDTSVGLLEPFSFGEGGIGAIASGAAILSLSFLGFDAVSTLSEEAKNARRDIPRAIFASTLVGGLLFVLVAWTGGLAYSPDWATLSTEDVDAAGVTLVGELGGAPFTAFFIAVYVVSSFGSAMTGQASVSRLLFAMGRDGVLPRPLAKLHPRFGTPFIAVIVVSLLAMSSLVLDLNTAAFMISFGALAAFAMVNLSVMKDLFFSRQGRERRTLRTVLVHLVCPLIAFGLTVWLWTSLDPFTWIVGGIWSLLGVVIIGIVTRGFRRPVPKLDFSGESPTTTQIDQLGETSAPR is encoded by the coding sequence ATGTCCGATACCAGCAAACCGCAGTTCCGACGAACCCTTGGCCCCGTAGGACTCACCCTATTTGGAGTGACCTACATGACCATCGCGGTCGTATTCACCACATACGGCGTGGTAAACCAGGTCACCGATGGGCACCTCGCCGCCGCCTACACGCTCGCCATTGTCGCGATGCTCTTTACCGCAAGCAGTTACGCCACCCTCGCACGGAAGTACCCCGTTGCCGGATCCGCTTACACGTATACCCAGCAGGCGTTCGGAGGTTTCGCCGGGTTCATCACCGGCTGGGTCATCCTTCTCGACTATCTCTTCATTCCGATGATCAACTTCATGGTGATCGGCATCTACCTGCACACACAGTATCCAAGCGTGCCGGAATGGGTATTCACCATTGCCGCACTCCTGCTCGTGCTCGTGTTTAATCTGCTCGGCATTTCCTTTGTGAACCGCGCGAACTTCGCGATCATCGCACTATCCGTACTACTTGTACTCGTCTTCATGCTGCTGGTATTCAAGCAAGTCCTTGGAGGAGATACCTCTGTCGGACTTCTCGAGCCCTTCAGTTTCGGTGAGGGAGGTATCGGCGCGATCGCCTCAGGGGCCGCCATCCTTTCGCTCTCATTCCTCGGGTTCGACGCAGTCTCCACGCTCTCTGAAGAAGCGAAGAATGCTCGGCGAGACATACCCCGTGCGATTTTCGCTTCCACCCTGGTCGGCGGGCTCCTATTCGTCCTTGTGGCCTGGACCGGGGGACTTGCGTACTCGCCCGATTGGGCAACGCTTTCAACTGAAGACGTGGATGCTGCCGGAGTCACGCTGGTGGGTGAACTTGGTGGCGCACCGTTCACCGCATTCTTCATCGCCGTCTACGTGGTCAGTAGCTTCGGCAGCGCAATGACGGGCCAAGCCTCAGTTTCTCGGCTCTTGTTCGCAATGGGAAGAGACGGGGTTCTCCCAAGGCCCCTAGCCAAGCTGCATCCGCGCTTCGGGACTCCATTCATTGCGGTCATCGTGGTCTCACTTCTTGCAATGTCCAGTTTGGTGCTGGACCTCAATACGGCGGCGTTCATGATCAGCTTTGGAGCGCTCGCAGCGTTCGCGATGGTCAACCTCTCCGTGATGAAAGATCTCTTCTTCAGCAGACAAGGTAGGGAACGACGCACTCTTCGGACGGTGCTGGTGCATCTCGTATGCCCACTCATCGCCTTCGGGCTGACCGTTTGGCTGTGGACTTCCCTCGACCCCTTCACATGGATCGTCGGGGGCATCTGGAGCCTCTTGGGTGTCGTGATTATCGGGATTGTCACGCGCGGCTTTCGGCGACCTGTACCAAAGTTGGACTTCTCCGGAGAAAGCCCGACGACTACGCAGATCGATCAACTCGGGGAAACTTCTGCACCCCGTTGA
- a CDS encoding alcohol dehydrogenase catalytic domain-containing protein translates to MKAVIFRNPDEELSYEDVTLDPPKAGEVRVRIAAAGVCHSDLHVKRGEWESPAPLVMGHEGAGIVVELGEGVTSLAVGDHVVLSWVPPCGRCRYCRQGHEVRCQKVAKIITPKGVLFDETSRLKRAADGDSLHHFLGVSSFAEEVVVPASGAIKVRDDAPLDVVALVGCAVATGVGSVLNTAGVEPGSLVAVIGCGGVGLNVIQGAVLAGAERIVAIDVIAEKVEVARQFGATDTIVTPDGGAVESLLDLLPDGVDYAFDAIGHTKTTEQAIQMLGLGGSAVLVGLPPNGSRASFEPLLLADAEQRILGSNYGSIRPSIDIPALVDRYMDGQLKLDPLISGRRPLEEVSQAFDDLAGGKALRTLLIPPA, encoded by the coding sequence ATGAAGGCAGTCATCTTTCGCAACCCAGATGAGGAACTCAGCTATGAAGATGTCACGCTCGATCCGCCCAAGGCTGGTGAGGTCAGGGTTCGAATCGCTGCCGCGGGGGTGTGCCACTCCGACTTGCACGTCAAGCGTGGAGAGTGGGAGTCTCCTGCTCCGCTCGTGATGGGTCATGAGGGGGCCGGTATCGTAGTCGAGCTTGGTGAGGGTGTGACGTCTTTGGCGGTGGGGGATCATGTTGTACTCAGCTGGGTTCCACCTTGTGGACGCTGCCGGTACTGCCGGCAAGGACACGAAGTGCGCTGTCAAAAGGTCGCAAAGATCATCACCCCCAAGGGGGTGCTCTTTGATGAGACAAGTCGTCTGAAACGGGCCGCTGATGGAGATTCACTCCATCATTTCCTCGGCGTCTCCTCATTCGCTGAGGAGGTGGTTGTCCCAGCATCCGGGGCGATTAAAGTGCGCGATGACGCGCCGCTCGATGTGGTCGCGTTGGTGGGTTGTGCGGTGGCGACCGGAGTGGGGTCTGTGCTGAACACTGCCGGAGTGGAGCCAGGCTCGTTGGTCGCGGTCATCGGCTGCGGGGGTGTCGGGTTGAACGTTATTCAAGGCGCCGTGCTCGCTGGAGCGGAGCGCATCGTCGCTATCGATGTGATAGCTGAGAAGGTGGAGGTTGCGCGGCAATTCGGTGCGACGGACACGATCGTGACTCCCGACGGCGGAGCCGTCGAGAGTCTCCTCGATCTTCTCCCCGATGGCGTTGACTATGCGTTCGATGCGATCGGGCACACGAAGACGACTGAGCAAGCGATTCAGATGCTCGGTCTCGGAGGTAGTGCTGTCCTTGTTGGTCTACCGCCGAACGGTTCCCGAGCGTCGTTCGAACCGTTGCTGCTTGCTGACGCTGAGCAGCGCATTCTGGGCTCCAACTATGGCTCCATACGCCCTTCGATCGATATCCCAGCTCTTGTCGATCGATACATGGATGGTCAACTCAAACTCGATCCGCTGATCTCTGGACGACGACCGCTCGAGGAAGTGAGCCAGGCTTTCGATGACCTGGCCGGAGGCAAAGCGCTACGCACACTCCTCATCCCGCCAGCCTGA
- a CDS encoding PucR family transcriptional regulator, producing the protein MTVDLDAVARAAQGTLHLLNVDRLTRVEGLLTTQDDYVPPNRENGVILVLDMGNLPDWLKRERKRDEPREGAVIVTPRSLVSLGELLEEEEQQPAIVRASLTGDSLRWRIQSLLAEDAAAHDRIIVHGLRAMTRTARIGGVPAVVSELANRIEGWAVLLDAQGHLMASARAGRLHIDDALAVAFGRQVRVRHKSIQTHQVGTDGDLAGYLVVASREHHESSHKRDLAAHAAGLLDLIVRKQRPKQSEMIGRELLLESLLNGRTTAEPILQRWGIPTTPLAAFALSSRARISDLNRLLHEWIEETNGEDIFALTQGVMLGFVREDLIPSLSAFVTAQARERFEDVHLGVGEPVPVEHLRRSAGQAMHALQVARNERVPVRSYSALPSITYVVNSLNQLQLTQLSGVLGRLVDSTAENQELLRTLEFYLLHHGVHRVTAAALGIHRQTLVGRLSVIEEATEVNLDTADGRATLWLALRALPVK; encoded by the coding sequence GTGACAGTTGATCTGGACGCAGTCGCACGGGCCGCGCAAGGAACCTTGCATTTACTTAATGTCGACCGATTGACAAGGGTCGAAGGGCTCCTCACCACGCAAGACGACTATGTGCCTCCGAATCGGGAGAACGGCGTCATTCTGGTACTCGATATGGGCAATCTCCCAGATTGGCTAAAACGAGAGCGAAAACGAGACGAACCACGCGAAGGAGCGGTAATCGTAACGCCTCGATCGCTCGTTTCTCTAGGAGAGCTTCTCGAGGAGGAGGAACAACAGCCAGCGATCGTTAGGGCGTCCCTCACCGGTGATTCACTGCGGTGGAGGATCCAGTCCCTCCTTGCGGAGGACGCCGCGGCACACGATCGCATCATCGTGCATGGCCTTCGTGCAATGACACGAACGGCCCGGATCGGAGGGGTGCCAGCCGTAGTCAGCGAACTCGCGAACAGGATCGAAGGGTGGGCCGTTCTGCTGGATGCGCAAGGTCACCTCATGGCGAGCGCGAGAGCAGGAAGGCTTCACATTGATGATGCGCTCGCCGTGGCCTTCGGTCGCCAAGTTCGCGTCAGGCACAAGAGCATACAGACGCACCAGGTCGGCACAGATGGTGATCTCGCCGGTTATCTCGTCGTAGCGTCTCGAGAGCATCATGAAAGCAGTCATAAGCGAGATCTAGCAGCGCATGCGGCGGGACTGCTTGATCTCATCGTCAGGAAACAGCGACCTAAACAATCTGAAATGATCGGCAGGGAACTGTTACTCGAGTCGCTCCTGAATGGCAGAACCACTGCAGAGCCGATACTCCAGAGATGGGGCATCCCGACTACTCCCCTGGCAGCGTTCGCACTGAGCTCTCGTGCCCGCATCAGTGACCTCAACCGGCTCTTGCATGAGTGGATTGAAGAGACCAACGGCGAGGATATTTTTGCGCTCACTCAGGGCGTGATGCTCGGTTTCGTCCGTGAAGATCTCATTCCTTCGTTATCAGCGTTTGTCACCGCACAAGCCCGCGAGAGGTTTGAGGACGTACATCTCGGGGTGGGAGAGCCCGTCCCAGTCGAGCATCTCCGCCGGAGCGCCGGACAAGCAATGCACGCTTTACAGGTTGCCAGAAATGAACGAGTTCCGGTCCGGTCATATTCGGCGTTGCCGTCGATCACCTACGTGGTCAACTCGCTAAACCAGTTGCAACTCACTCAGTTGTCCGGCGTACTTGGCCGCCTGGTCGATTCCACCGCTGAGAATCAAGAGCTCCTGAGAACGCTGGAGTTCTATCTCTTACATCATGGCGTGCATCGTGTGACCGCTGCCGCGTTAGGAATCCACCGTCAGACACTGGTCGGCCGACTCAGCGTGATCGAAGAGGCCACCGAAGTGAATCTTGATACCGCTGATGGCAGAGCCACATTGTGGTTGGCATTGCGCGCGCTTCCGGTTAAATGA